Genomic window (Desulfovibrio sp. UIB00):
AGCCATATAAGCGGACGCCGTGTGGGATCGCCCATTACGGATATGGCGTTGCGGCTTATCAAGGACGGTACCTGGATGACCGCGCCTTTTATTACGGGCTATAAAACGCAGAGCAAGGATGGTCGTCAGCTCCATTCGGCAACATATTTTATCCGTGAAGACGATGGTTCTTTGGCGGGGATGTTATGTCTCAACATGGATGCGGCCCCGCTGATTGAGGCGCGCGATCTGCTTGAGCGCTTCATATCGCGAGCGCGAATGGAAAAGCCCAGGTCAGATGTTGAAAATGGGCATCCTCTTGAAACATTCGCTGAATCGCTGGAAGACCTGACCAGCAGTATTATCCAGCAAGCAGTGAATGGCGCGGATATCCCGCCGGATCGCATGACGGCAGATGAAAAAATAGCTATTGTACGCACCCTTAACGAAAAAGGAGTATTTTTGCTTAAAGGTGCGGTGGCGGTTGTGGCGCGCCATCTGGCAGCATCTGAGGCCACCGTTTACAGGTATCTGCAACGGGTTTCTTCCTGAAGTGTTTTCCGCACACATGATTTTTTTCTATCATATTGACAAAAAATTATTATCAAGATAATTTTGTTTCACTGCGATAGCTGTGCTTGCAGGGCGTGTGGTCTCCTTAACGGGGCAGCGCATAACATCTTGTTTTAACAACTTGTTAAGGAGAATCCGTCAAATGTCTCAGCGTATTGCAACGGAAAAGGCCCCAGCAGCCATTGGCCCGTACTCTCAGGGTATGGTCTGCGGCACCCTTCTTTTTACATCCGGTCAGATACCCGTTGATCCTTCCACCAAGGCTGTGCCCGACGATGTGGCTGCTCAGGCCCGGCAGTCGCTGGAAAATGTCAAGGCCGTTGTGGAAGCTGGCGGCAGCAGCATGGACCGTGTGGTAAAAACTACGGTGTTTCTGGCTGATATGGGTGATTTCGCCGCTGTGAATCAGGTGTACTCCACCTATTTTGCAGAGCCTTTTCCTGCCCGGAGTTGCGTACAGGTTGCGGCCTTGCCTCTTGGCGTAAAGGTCGAGATTGAAGCAATCGCCGCCCTGTAGGCGTAAGTGGGCTTAGCTGTCTGAGCATCGGCGGCATGGGGCCGCTGAACGGTACTTCATCGTCAGGAGACACCACATGTCCAAGAGCAAGAACGAATTCGGTCTTATTCTCAAGCTGCTGGCAGGCATTGTCATTGGCGCACTGATCGGTTTTGCGGCCAATGAAAATGTCATGCAGGTTGTAATGTCTCTCAAGTATGTTCTGGGCCAGATAATCTTTTACACCGTGCCGCTCGTTATCATTGCGTTCATTGCGCCTGCCATTACCCGGCTTGGACAGAACGCCAGCCGCATGTTGATTGCGGCGCTGGTCATTGCTTACATTTCTTCCGTAGGCGCGGCCACCATGTCTTGTCTCGCCGGATACGCCATTATTCCCCATTTGTCCGTTCCCACGGCGGTGGCGGCCCTGCATCCTCTGCCCGATGTGCTCTTCAAGCTGGATATCCCCCCGGTCATGCCGGTCATGACAGCCTTGGTAACGGCTATTCTCATTGGCATAGCATCGCTGTGGACACGTGCTGAAATCATGGTGCGCCTGCTGGACGAGCTGGAAGCCATCATGCTCAAGATCGTGAGCAACGTGGTCATTCCCCTGTTGCCGCTCTTTATTGCCGCCACCTTTGCCGGACTCGCCTACGAAGGTAGCCTCACGCGGCAGCTTCCCGTATTCTTGAAAGTTATCATTCTTGTGTTGCTCGGGCACTACATTTGGCTTGCCGTGCTGTACTCTATTGCCGGTATTGTGTCTGGTCGCAATCCCCTTGAGGTGCTGCGCCACTATGGCCCGGCCTACCTTACTGCTGTTGGCACCATGTCCAGCGCGGCGACGCTGCCAGTTTCCCTTTCCTGCGCATCGCGATCTTCCGTACTTTCCAAGGAAATGGTGGAGTTCGCCGTGCCGCTTGGGGCGACAATCCATCTCTGCGGCTCCGTGCTGACGGAAACTTTTTTTGCCATGACTATTTCCATGTTGCTGTATGGCTATTTGCCCAGCCCGGCGACAATGGCGGTGTTTATTGCCCTGTTTGGGGTGTTCGCCATCGGTGCTCCTGGCGTGCCTGGCGGTACAGTAATGGCTTCTCTTGGCATTGTGGTGAGTGTGCTTGGTTTTGATCCTGCCGGGGTGGCCTTGCTGCTCGCCATATTTGCCCTTCAGGATAGCTTTGGCACTGCCTGCAACGTTACCGGCGATGGCGCAATGGCCCTGATGCTGGAAGGCCTTTTCAACCGGTCAAAAGGCAAGGTCAGCCAAGCCTGAAAATCATGAATATAACAACCCCCTGCAATAAATGCGAGGAAGCATACATGCCCAATTCCCAATGGCCCAGTTTTATTGAACTGCTGCATAAGGAAGTAGTGCCCGCTCTAGGTTGCACAGAGCCAGTAGCCGTGGCGCTGGCTGCTGCCCATGCCGTTGAGGCTCTGGGTTGCCAGCCCGAGAACATAAAGGTGCTCGTTAGCGGTAATTTGCTGAAAAACGGCATGGGTGTTGGTGTGCCCGGCACCGGTGCCACGGGTATGAATATTGCCGCTGCTGTCGGGGCGATTGGCGGAAAGGCTGCGCGCGGGCTTGAAGTGCTGGCGGAGCTTACCCCCGAACAGGCCGAAGCGGGCCGCAATATGGTCGAAGCAGGCCGTGTCCATGTGGGCATTGCCGAAGGCTCGCCCCTGCTGTATGCGGAAGTTCTTGTGGAAGGCGGGGGCCATACAGGCCGGGCTGTGCTTGAGCATGAGCACACCAACATTGTGCGTATTGAGCGCGATGGCAAGGTACTGTTCAGCCGTGAAGAGCCAGAGGGCGCGGCAACTGCAAAAAGTGACGAGTGGCCGCTGTCCATTGCCGCCATTCACGAGTTTGCCACGCAGGCACCTTTTGAAGACATCAGCTTTATTCTTGAAGCCGCAAGGCTCAACGAAGCGGTGGCTCTGGAAGGCCTGGCCCGGGAATACGGCCTGCAGGTAGGACGCACCATTGATGGCAATATCCGCAAACGTCTTATGTCCGACGATGTGGCTACCCTGGCGGTCAAACTGACGGCTGCCGCTTCCGATGCGCGCATGGACGGCGTGATGATGCCTGTGATGAGCAATTCCGGCAGCGGGAATCAGGGCATAACCTGCACCATGCCGGTGGTGGCCTTTGCCATGCGGCTGGAAGCAGGGGACGAGGCTCTGGCAAGGGCGCTGATTATGAGCCACCTTACCTCAATTCACGTCAAGCATCGTCTGGGGCGGCTTTCGGCTTTATGCGGCGCTACGGTTGCCAGCATGGCCTCCGCCTGCGGTATTGTAATGCTGCTTGGCGGCGGGATAGAGCAGATTGACCGTACCATCCGCAATATGGTGGGCAACGTGGCGGGCATGATCTGCGATGGCGCCAAGACCGGTTGCGCCATGAAGGTTGCTTCGGCGGTAGGCGCGGGCGTGCAATCTGCCATGCTGGCTATGGATGGTATGGGCGTAACCCGCAATGAAGGCATTGTTGAAGACGATATTGAACAATGCATTGCCAATCTGGCCCGGCTGGGCTGCGACGGTATGGCTCAGGCTGACCGCGTGGTGCTGGACATCATGGTGGCGAAAAGCTGAGTTTGCTGTAGCGGCATTCCCTCAGTGGCAAAAGGCCAGAACTGAGCTGCAAGGGTCCCTTCCTGTCGTTGCCTTTACCAGTAATGGATAAGGTGCGTGGAAGGGGCCTTTTTTGTGATGTGGTAAACCCACAATCTGTTCAATGAGTTCTGGCTGCTTTGCGGGCTTCTGTACGCAAAAGCCCGTCCCGCAATGCGGAACGGGCTTTATATCAGGCTTTGTCGGCAGATTGCCGCAGCGGCCTACTTGCCGCAGAAGGACAGAAAGTAGCTGTGCATGCGCGTGTCTGGCGTAAGCTCGGGGTGGAAGGACGTGGCCAGAATATTGTTCTGGCGCACGGCTACCGCCTGACCGTCAACCTCTGCCAGCACCTTTACACCCGCGCCCACGCCGGTAATGACAGGAGCGCGAATGAAAACTGCCGGGAGGGGGTCTGCCCCGATCTCGGGTATGCTCAGATTGGTTTCAAAGCTGTCCACCTGCCTGCCAAAGGCGTTGCGTCGCACGGTGGCGTCAAGCACGCCCAGGCGGGGCTGATCCGAGTTTTCAATGTCGCGGCACAGCAGTATAAGCCCGGCGCAACTGCCATAAACGGGCATGCCGTCGAGTATGCGCTGGCGCAGGGGCTCAAGCATGTTCCATTCATTGAGCAGTTTGCCGATGGTGGTGCTTTCGCCGCCGGGAATGATCAGGGCATCAATGCCCTCAATATCCTTGAGCTGGCGCACCTCGCGGGCCGTTGCGCCAAGGCTGGCAACAGCGGCCACATGCTCGCGAAAGGCTCCCTGAAGAGCCAGAACGCCTACGCAAAGCTGCGACATTACCAACCCCGTTCCTGCATGCGTTCGGCAGAAGGAATGGTGGAAATTTCAATGCCCACCATGGGTTCGCCCAGATCGCGGGAGATTTCGGCCAGCATGGCGAAATCGTTGTAGTTGGTCACGGCCTGCACAATGGCCTTGGCGCGCTTGGCCGGGTCGCCGGACTTGAAGATGCCGGAGCCGACGAACACGCCGTCGCAGCCGAGGTGCATCATCATGGCGGCGTCAGCGGGGGTGGCAATGCCGCCAGCGGCAAAGTTCACCACGGGCAGGCGGCCTTCCTTGCGCACGGCGTAGCACACTTCAAGGGGAGCGCCGATTTCTTTGGCGTAGTTGGCAACTTCGGCTTCGGGCAGGCTGCACAGCTTGCGCACGTCGTCCATAACCTGACGGCAGTGGCGCACGGCTTCAACCACGTTGCCTGTGCCGGGTTCACCCTTGGTGCGGATCATGGCTGCACCCTCGGCGATACGGCGCAGGGCTTCACCCAGATTGCGGCAGCCGCACACGAAAGGCACGGTAAAATCGCGCTTGTCGATATGGTACTTGTCGTCAGCGGGGGTGAGCACTTCACTTTCGTCAATATAGTCGGCGCCCATGGCTTCAAGGATACGGGCTTCAACAAAATGACCGATACGGGCCTTGGCCATGACGGGAATGCTCACCACTTCCATGATGCGCTTGACGATGGTGGGGTCGGCCATACGGGCCACGCCGCCTGCGGCGCGAATATCGGCAGGTACGCGTTCCAGGGCCATGACTGCGCAGGCTCCCGCTGCTTCGGCGATCTTAGCCTGTTCGGGAGTGGTGACGTCCATGATCACGCCGCCTTTGAGCATTTCAGCAAGGCCTGTCTTCAGGCGGATGGTGCCCTGTTCCATATCTTTCTACTCCTTCTGAGCCGGAGGCCGGCTGGTGATGATGTCTGCATGCCGCACATGCGGCGGCTTTGCTGGCGTGTATATATGTCAATAAGCCGCACCTGACAATATGATACCTGACATGCTCCGCAGCAGGACATCCCGCCGCAAAAAACTTCCGTCATTGGCCCATGCGGCTTGCGCTTCGGGCGTCCTCTGGCTATGCTTAAGGACTCAAAAGGAAGTATGATGACAGAAAGTTTCCCCATTCTTTTGCCATTGCTTCGCGGCCCACTGCCTTTGCACGCTTTTGAAGCGTCCGCTCAGTCCGGCCAGGCCCCAGCCGCCGGAAAAGGATCAGACCCACACTGGGCTGGCGCTTTGCGTCTGTGGCCCGGTCTGCCTGATGCGCCTGCCGAAGGTTTTTTTTGTCCGGATACCTATCCCTTTTCACCCCGCGAGGCCGTGGCCTGCCTTGGCGATCTGCAACAGATGGGCGATGCGGCCCTTTCCGGCCTGCCGGTTGGCGCAGCCGCCGCTGGCAACGCGCGCGCCGCGCGCCGCAGCTCAGAAATGGCCATGCTCTCCGGCCTTGAAAAATCTGATGGCGATGCCGCAGCCGCTCTGGCGGCAGAAGCGGCCCGCAAGGAGCTGCTTGCGCGCACTCAGGCGCAGAAGACCCTGCTCTGGGTCTGGCAGCAGGAGGAAAGCCTGGCTGATCTGGCGGAGCTGACAGCGAGTTTTGCCAAAAATGCGGGCAGCCTGACAGCTTCTCTGGGGGTTGACCCGGATGAAGATATGGCCGGGCTGACGCCGGATGCCCTTACGGGCGACCTGGTGCGCCTTGGTTCGCCCATTGCGCTTGATACTGGCCTTGTGCCGCCGTGGCGGCTGGTGATGGCCAACGCGCTCTATTTTGTGCCGCCCCATGCGCCCATTATTATTGAAGGGGCCATGCGTGAAGATGTGCTGGATATGCTGGAATTTGTCCCGGCCCCAGAACGTCAGGGCCTGCTTGGCGCGCCGGAGTCGGCCTCCGCAGGCGCACCGCTGCCCGTGGCGGTAGAAGCCCGCGCCCCGGGCTGGAAACTGCTTGGGCATACCCGCCCCACAGGGCAGCCGCCGATTGACGCCGAGCGGGTGTGGATCACCTGGAGGGCCGGAGCATGAACAGCCAGCAGGCGCAGTCACTCACCGCGCAAGGTTTGTTCCCGCACGGCATTGCTGGCGTGATCTTTGACTGCGACGGCGTGATGATTGATTCGCGCGAGGCGAACAACATCTTTTACAATCGTGTTCTCGCCTGGTTTGGCCTGCCGCCCATGACCATTGAACAGGAAAACTACTGTTTCATGGCTACATCGCGTCAGGCATTGCTGCATATTGTGCCGCAGCCTCTGCACGGGCAGATCGACCATGTCATCCGCCACGAGGTTATTTACCAGCGCGATATTGTCCCCATGCTGCGCTTACAGCCCGGTTTTATGGACTTTATCGGCAATCTGCGGAGCAGGGGGGTGCGTATGGCCGTGCACACCAATCGAAAGCTCGATGGAATACAAACGGTTCTGGACATTTTTTCCCTGCCCTCCTATTTTAATCCTGTGGTCGCGGCGGATACCGCCGCACCCAAGCCTTCGCCCGAGGGTACGCGGCACATATGCGCCGCGTGGCAATGCCCTCCGCAACAGGTGCTTTTTGTTGGCGACAGCGAGCACGACAAGGAGGCGGCCCGGGGGGCGGGCGTGATATTTGCCGCATTTAATGGCGGCCCGTTACGGGGAGAGATTACGGCGGCGGATTATCCCGGTCTGCACAATGCGCTGGCCGCAGTGCTGCCGCCTGTTTCCGGCCTGTAAGGCCTGGACCCGTTGCGAATATAAAAGAAAGCCACGCTGGAGGGCGCATGATTGTTGTTGCCAATACCATGAGCGCTATTGCCCTGGTGCTCGGGTCTCTGCTTAGTCTGTATTTCTGGATTGTCATTATCGCGGCTGTGCTCACGTGGGTGCGCCCCGATCCGTACAATCCTATTGTGCGCACCCTGCGCACGCTTACGGAGCCTGTGTTTTACCGTGTGCGCAAATGGTTGCCGTTCACCTATTCAAGCGGCATGGATTTTTCGCCTGTGGTGGTGCTGCTGGCCATTGAGCTGTTTAACAGGATTGTCATTACCTCGCTGGCCCAGTACGCGATGACGCTTCATTAAAAGAACTGGCACCGCCGGAGGACTGATTTTTTACACATGCTCCATGCGGATGTCTGAGAATCCGCGCCAGGAGAACAAGCCCATATAACCTGTAGCCGCGCTGCACAAAGCCACATCGGCGCAGCGGCACAGGCGGGCTGATCCCCTTGAGCAAAAGCCTCAGTTGATGCGCAGGCAAAAGCCTATGAACATCTAACAATGGAGATTTCTTATGGATCAGCAAGAACTGGAACTGCTGGAAAAGTACGCTGCCACTGATCCGGAGCTGAAATCCCTTTGGGAAGATCACGTGCTCTACGAAAAACAGGTGGAAAAGCTCGAAGGCAAAGCCTTCCGTTCGCCCACTGAAGAGCAGACGCTCAAGCAATTGAAAAAGCAGAAGCTCGAAGGAAAAACCCAGCTCATGGCCGTTCTTGATCGTCTGAAGAAACAAGGATAGCCGGGCTTTTTTTAAGGAGTCGGACATGGAATGTACTGGTGCGCAGATTCTCCTTGAGTCCATGAAGCGAGAGGGCGTGGATGTGCTGTTCGGTTATCCGGGCGGTGCGGTCATTGATATTTATGATGAACTACCGCGACATCCCGAGCTACGCCATGTGCTGGTACGGCACGAGCAAGGAGCTGTGCACGCGGCTGACGGCTATGCCCGTGCCTCGGGCAAGACCGGCGTATGCCTGGTCACCTCGGGGCCTGGAGCTACCAATACGGTCACGGGCATAGCCACAGCCTACTCTGATTCCATTCCTCTGGTGGTGTTCACCGGGCAGGTGCCCACCCAGCTGATCGGCAACGATGCCTTTCAGGAAGTGGATATCGTGGGCATCACCCGGCCCTGCACCAAACATAATTTCCTGGTCAAGGATATCAGTAAACTGGCGTTGACCATCCGTCAGGCCTTTTACCTTGCACGTTCGGGCCGCCCCGGCCCGGTGCTGGTGGACCTGCCCAAGGACGTCATGCAGAAGCGGGCTGAATTTGTCTGGCCTGAAGACGTCTACATGCGCAGCTACAACCCCACTTACAAGCCCAACCTGAACCAGTTGCGCCGCTCGGTGGAAGAACTGGCAAAGGCCGAGCGTCCGGTGATTCTGGCGGGCGGCGGGGTTATTCTGTCCAACGGTGCGGAGGCCCTTACCGGGCTTGCGCGCAAGCTGAACATCCCTGTTACCTGCACCCTCATGGGGCTTGGGTCTTTTCCGGCCACAGACCCCCTGTGGCTGGGCATGGTGGGCATGCACGGCACCTACGCGGCCAACCTTGCCATCAATAACTGCGATGTGCTGATGTGCGTGGGCGCGCGCTTTGACGACCGCGTTACCGGCAAGCTGGCGGCCTTTGCGCCCAAGGCCCGCATTGTGCATATCGACATTGACCCCACGTCCATTCGCAAGAATGTGGAGGTGCATGTGCCTGTGGTTGGCGATTGCCGCTTGGCGCTGGAAGGCATTGCCGAAATCTGCGAGGCCAAGCTGGAAAACAAGGACTGGGCGGGTGAACATGCCGCCTGGATTGCCGCCGTGGCCGAGTGGAAGGCAAGCAAGCCCCTGTGTTACCAGTGCAATGGCAACATCAAACCGCAGTCGGTCATTGAAGCTCTTTACGACATCACCGGCGGCGATGCCATCATCGCCACCGAGGTGGGACAGCACCAGATGTGGGTGGCCCAGTTTTATTCGTTCACCAAGCCGCGCACCCTGCTGACCAGCGGTGGCCTCGGCACCATGGGCTACGGTTTTCCCGCTTCGGTGGGGGCGCAGTTTGCCTTTCCGGATAAAAAGGTCATTGCTGTGGCAGGCGACGCCTCGCTGCAGATGAACATTCAGGAGCTGGCAACCGTAGTGGCCAACAAGCTGCCTATCAAGGTCGTCATTCTGAACAACCGCTACCTGGGCATGGTGCGCCAGTGGCAGGAGCTCTTTTACAACAACAACTACAGTTCCACCAACATGGAAGCCCAGCCCGACTTTGTGAAGCTGGCCGAGGCCTACGGGGCCGAAGGCTATCGCATTGAAAAGGCTGAGGACATGCGGGCCGTGCTTGAAAAGGCCCTTGCTTCGCCCAACCCTGCCTTTATTGACGTGGTAGTAGAGCGCGAAGAAAACGTGTACCCCATCGTGCCCGCTGGTGCGGCGCTTGATGAAATGTTGCTGGTGTAAGGGAGATGGCTATGCAACGACATGTGCTTTCCGTGCTGGTGGAAAACGAACCCGGTGTGCTTTCCCGCGTGGCTGGCCTGTTCAGCGGGCGCGGCTTCAATATCCATTCCCTCAATGTGGCTCCGGCTCTGGAAGAGGGCGTTTCGCACATGACCATCACCACCGATGGCGACAGTCTTATTCTGGAGCAGATCATGAAGCAGCTCCACAAGATTGTTTCGGTCATCAAGGTGGTGGATTTTGCGGATATTCCCGCTGTGGCACGCGAAATGATCTTTGTTAAGGTGCAGGCAGAAGGCCCCATGCGGGGCGAAATTCTGCGAACTGTTGAAATATTCCGCTGCAAGGTGGTTGATGTCAGCCCCAATGAAATGACCATTGAGGCCACTGGCGACCAGAACAAGCTGGACGCCATCATCAGCCTGTTGCAACGGTTTGGAATCAAGGAACTGGCGCGCACAGGCGCAGTTGCCATGCGTCGTTCCAAGAAAACGGATTAGGGTTCCGGGACGCGAAGGACAGCCTTTTGCCGGGGTGTTTGACACAAGACACCCCACGAGGCATGGCTGCCCCTGCGCGTAAAGAACCCGGTCGCGCGGCCATGCGCCGCGAGATTACAGGAGCGTTAGCCCGTGAGCGTGTCAATGGCCCACAAGGTCTCCTTGACAGCGCGCATGAGGTCGGGGTGGTGCGTATATCCATTCAAACCAGCCCGGGTCATTGGCAAAGCGTCCCACAGGCGGCCTTGCCCGCCGTATCCAGTCGGCCCCCCTCTGTCCTTGCCGCAAGGGCGGGAAGGAATGTATTTTTTTTGTCTAACCGTGAGTGATCTCAGAGGATGTTCAGATGAAAGTTTATTACGATCAGGATGCAGACCTTAATTGTTTGAAAAACAAGACCGTGGCCATCATCGGTTATGGCAGTCAGGGCCATGCCCATGCCCAGAATCTGCGTGATTCCGGCGTCAAGGTTGTGGTGGGTCAGCGCCCCGGCGGCGCCAACTACGAGTTGGCCAAGGAACACGGCTTCACCCCCGTGTCTGCTTCCGAGGCCGCCGCTCAGGCCGACCTGATCATGATTCTGCTGCCTGACGAAGTGCAGGCCGCCGTGTACGAAAACGACGTGAAGCCCCACCTGACCAAGGGCAAGGCCCTGTTGTTCGCCCACGGCTTCAACATCCATTTCAGCCAGATCCAGCCGCCCAAGGATGTGGACGTGTTCCTCATCGCCCCCAAGGGCCCCGGCCATCTGGTGCGCCGCACCTTCACTGAAGGCGGTGGCGTGCCCTGCCTCGTGGCCATTCATCAGGACGCCACCGGCGAAGCCCTCAAGATTGCTCTGGCCTATGCCAAGGGCATCGGCGGCGCTCGCTCCGGCGTTATTGAAACCTCCTTCCGTGAAGAAACGGAAACCGACCTCTTCGGTGAACAGGCCGTGCTTTGCGGCGGCGTTTCCGCCCTGATCAAGGCCGGTTTTGAAACCCTCGTGGAAGCCGGTTATCAGCCCGAAATGGCGTACTTTGAATGCATGCACGAAATGAAGCTCATCGTTGACCTCATGTACGAGGGCGGCCTTTCCCGCATGCGTTACTCCATCAGCAACACCGCTGAATACGGCGACTACGTCACCGGCCCCCGCCTGATCACCGAAACGGTGAAAAAGGAAATGAAGGGCGTGCTCAAGGACATCCAGAGCGGCGTGTTTGCGCGCAACTTCATTCTTGAAGCCCGCGCCAAGTACCCCATGTTCCTCACCACCCGCCGCAACGAATCTGAACACCAGATCGAAAAGGTGGGCAA
Coding sequences:
- a CDS encoding PAS domain-containing protein: MSEYRKPSTLERFIPIVDFLGAFLGADCEVVLHDATRPDSSVLAIANSHISGRRVGSPITDMALRLIKDGTWMTAPFITGYKTQSKDGRQLHSATYFIREDDGSLAGMLCLNMDAAPLIEARDLLERFISRARMEKPRSDVENGHPLETFAESLEDLTSSIIQQAVNGADIPPDRMTADEKIAIVRTLNEKGVFLLKGAVAVVARHLAASEATVYRYLQRVSS
- a CDS encoding RidA family protein codes for the protein MSQRIATEKAPAAIGPYSQGMVCGTLLFTSGQIPVDPSTKAVPDDVAAQARQSLENVKAVVEAGGSSMDRVVKTTVFLADMGDFAAVNQVYSTYFAEPFPARSCVQVAALPLGVKVEIEAIAAL
- a CDS encoding dicarboxylate/amino acid:cation symporter codes for the protein MSKSKNEFGLILKLLAGIVIGALIGFAANENVMQVVMSLKYVLGQIIFYTVPLVIIAFIAPAITRLGQNASRMLIAALVIAYISSVGAATMSCLAGYAIIPHLSVPTAVAALHPLPDVLFKLDIPPVMPVMTALVTAILIGIASLWTRAEIMVRLLDELEAIMLKIVSNVVIPLLPLFIAATFAGLAYEGSLTRQLPVFLKVIILVLLGHYIWLAVLYSIAGIVSGRNPLEVLRHYGPAYLTAVGTMSSAATLPVSLSCASRSSVLSKEMVEFAVPLGATIHLCGSVLTETFFAMTISMLLYGYLPSPATMAVFIALFGVFAIGAPGVPGGTVMASLGIVVSVLGFDPAGVALLLAIFALQDSFGTACNVTGDGAMALMLEGLFNRSKGKVSQA
- a CDS encoding L-serine ammonia-lyase, iron-sulfur-dependent, subunit alpha, whose product is MPNSQWPSFIELLHKEVVPALGCTEPVAVALAAAHAVEALGCQPENIKVLVSGNLLKNGMGVGVPGTGATGMNIAAAVGAIGGKAARGLEVLAELTPEQAEAGRNMVEAGRVHVGIAEGSPLLYAEVLVEGGGHTGRAVLEHEHTNIVRIERDGKVLFSREEPEGAATAKSDEWPLSIAAIHEFATQAPFEDISFILEAARLNEAVALEGLAREYGLQVGRTIDGNIRKRLMSDDVATLAVKLTAAASDARMDGVMMPVMSNSGSGNQGITCTMPVVAFAMRLEAGDEALARALIMSHLTSIHVKHRLGRLSALCGATVASMASACGIVMLLGGGIEQIDRTIRNMVGNVAGMICDGAKTGCAMKVASAVGAGVQSAMLAMDGMGVTRNEGIVEDDIEQCIANLARLGCDGMAQADRVVLDIMVAKS
- the pdxT gene encoding pyridoxal 5'-phosphate synthase glutaminase subunit PdxT, whose amino-acid sequence is MSQLCVGVLALQGAFREHVAAVASLGATAREVRQLKDIEGIDALIIPGGESTTIGKLLNEWNMLEPLRQRILDGMPVYGSCAGLILLCRDIENSDQPRLGVLDATVRRNAFGRQVDSFETNLSIPEIGADPLPAVFIRAPVITGVGAGVKVLAEVDGQAVAVRQNNILATSFHPELTPDTRMHSYFLSFCGK
- the pdxS gene encoding pyridoxal 5'-phosphate synthase lyase subunit PdxS — translated: MEQGTIRLKTGLAEMLKGGVIMDVTTPEQAKIAEAAGACAVMALERVPADIRAAGGVARMADPTIVKRIMEVVSIPVMAKARIGHFVEARILEAMGADYIDESEVLTPADDKYHIDKRDFTVPFVCGCRNLGEALRRIAEGAAMIRTKGEPGTGNVVEAVRHCRQVMDDVRKLCSLPEAEVANYAKEIGAPLEVCYAVRKEGRLPVVNFAAGGIATPADAAMMMHLGCDGVFVGSGIFKSGDPAKRAKAIVQAVTNYNDFAMLAEISRDLGEPMVGIEISTIPSAERMQERGW
- a CDS encoding HAD family hydrolase yields the protein MNSQQAQSLTAQGLFPHGIAGVIFDCDGVMIDSREANNIFYNRVLAWFGLPPMTIEQENYCFMATSRQALLHIVPQPLHGQIDHVIRHEVIYQRDIVPMLRLQPGFMDFIGNLRSRGVRMAVHTNRKLDGIQTVLDIFSLPSYFNPVVAADTAAPKPSPEGTRHICAAWQCPPQQVLFVGDSEHDKEAARGAGVIFAAFNGGPLRGEITAADYPGLHNALAAVLPPVSGL
- a CDS encoding YggT family protein, with amino-acid sequence MIVVANTMSAIALVLGSLLSLYFWIVIIAAVLTWVRPDPYNPIVRTLRTLTEPVFYRVRKWLPFTYSSGMDFSPVVVLLAIELFNRIVITSLAQYAMTLH
- a CDS encoding DUF465 domain-containing protein, coding for MDQQELELLEKYAATDPELKSLWEDHVLYEKQVEKLEGKAFRSPTEEQTLKQLKKQKLEGKTQLMAVLDRLKKQG
- the ilvB gene encoding biosynthetic-type acetolactate synthase large subunit, which produces MECTGAQILLESMKREGVDVLFGYPGGAVIDIYDELPRHPELRHVLVRHEQGAVHAADGYARASGKTGVCLVTSGPGATNTVTGIATAYSDSIPLVVFTGQVPTQLIGNDAFQEVDIVGITRPCTKHNFLVKDISKLALTIRQAFYLARSGRPGPVLVDLPKDVMQKRAEFVWPEDVYMRSYNPTYKPNLNQLRRSVEELAKAERPVILAGGGVILSNGAEALTGLARKLNIPVTCTLMGLGSFPATDPLWLGMVGMHGTYAANLAINNCDVLMCVGARFDDRVTGKLAAFAPKARIVHIDIDPTSIRKNVEVHVPVVGDCRLALEGIAEICEAKLENKDWAGEHAAWIAAVAEWKASKPLCYQCNGNIKPQSVIEALYDITGGDAIIATEVGQHQMWVAQFYSFTKPRTLLTSGGLGTMGYGFPASVGAQFAFPDKKVIAVAGDASLQMNIQELATVVANKLPIKVVILNNRYLGMVRQWQELFYNNNYSSTNMEAQPDFVKLAEAYGAEGYRIEKAEDMRAVLEKALASPNPAFIDVVVEREENVYPIVPAGAALDEMLLV
- the ilvN gene encoding acetolactate synthase small subunit, encoding MQRHVLSVLVENEPGVLSRVAGLFSGRGFNIHSLNVAPALEEGVSHMTITTDGDSLILEQIMKQLHKIVSVIKVVDFADIPAVAREMIFVKVQAEGPMRGEILRTVEIFRCKVVDVSPNEMTIEATGDQNKLDAIISLLQRFGIKELARTGAVAMRRSKKTD
- the ilvC gene encoding ketol-acid reductoisomerase; protein product: MKVYYDQDADLNCLKNKTVAIIGYGSQGHAHAQNLRDSGVKVVVGQRPGGANYELAKEHGFTPVSASEAAAQADLIMILLPDEVQAAVYENDVKPHLTKGKALLFAHGFNIHFSQIQPPKDVDVFLIAPKGPGHLVRRTFTEGGGVPCLVAIHQDATGEALKIALAYAKGIGGARSGVIETSFREETETDLFGEQAVLCGGVSALIKAGFETLVEAGYQPEMAYFECMHEMKLIVDLMYEGGLSRMRYSISNTAEYGDYVTGPRLITETVKKEMKGVLKDIQSGVFARNFILEARAKYPMFLTTRRNESEHQIEKVGKELRGMMSWLKKDKKD